tgtcctctttgatgccttctacatcttctccagccactaccttctcttgaatcattcttcttggtgtacaaagtcctttgaagaattcaacaccatctaaaacttgttgtgttgcaccaagaatttgaatagcattttgcacctttgggaaggcttccacgatgtcctttttactctcttcttggttgggaatcaaaaacctgctaggaaaagggacattgggtggaataacatcagaataacatggaattgggatgtccttactggtggtgggtggtttagagggcttagggggctgcggcaagggttgttctacccttgccgtgtgcatgtcttcttcctcctcctcaattagcagctcttcatccacttctaggctatgtttggacatttttaggtcagctccaacctccataacacttcccaaagtgatagcattatggatttcaaaatcttccttcgagttttcaatagttgagttggaaagttcactttgctcttgaatttgtttcatgaactccataatctgcccaaattgctcgtccaatttacccaacttcttgtcttgattttgttcgtcctgcgtcaaagaggttagtaattgaaaatttttatcattatccatggacatacttgaacttgattggaattgttgtgggggaggttgtggtggctgcataggtgttgtattgaactcctcatatggttgccaatatgcttcttgttgagcctccttggcttgattttgtgacccctgcaccaaagaatttatttcattaagaatttgaatataatctattggcgaacttgaatttaattgatcatattgcatatgaagttgtggtggctgcataggtcttgaatagaactcctcatatggttgccaatatgcttcacgttgaacttgttgatcttcccaccatatagagtttgaatgatccctccaatctctttgtggacattgattggcttgaaatccttgcctatatgaagcaccaaatgtagggacactctgcattgtggtcctttcggcatacggcgacaatttagaagtaagatttgccaattgagcttgaatgctagcaaaatccatatcttacttctttagtacctaaaatcaaagaaagagaactaaatcaaatatcaaaagtaacaacaaacaaagaaaacaacattaagttagaaactaaaacgaaaacaactaaaccaaaaaaaaaaaaaaaaaaaaaaaaaaaaaaaagaaaagaaccaaaggattagcaaagttgctaatccccggcaacggcgccaaaatttgatgcgagatttatacgcgcacaaattaaaccctcgtttgacaattgtagtagaatggataagtgagggatcgttctagaccggggattaggagggcttgctaaaaccttctaaattgacttaagaacataaaaactaaattaaaacagatttaaGACACTTGGGaacaaggaaaaataaaaaagggggttttagttttgacgaagttgaaataaacaaacaaaatgcaaaaatggacagattgtaaacaaGTGTTGTGAAACAAGATGGTTGGTGAATTAGCTAgaggttctttctccacacatgacacacttgcatacaaattgatttccagttgcttttcgataaaccatgaacctcaacaccctagattaaccgtgacatcactaattaaccctcagattttccttaagttattggattggatgacatcatacgacaacccaaagcattcttcaaaagtcccctacatgacatcataatagagatacaatcaaagatcattacgttctatgaaaatcataagtattgacaaagcacttgtaactatgacatcatgatactcatgctaggaatttacttaacatgattgtgaaaacaaccttaactacttgtgaatataagtttgtaacgattatgtgaaactcccttatattctagccccaaattcatgcatgcaaactaagtgtgcacccttaatcaacaaacaagaataagttatccatcaaacggttaagtaaattgcattcacaatttatgaaatcacaactggaattaatcaattcatattgcaaatataatcatggtttcaaagtctcccctagctaaaacaagtttagctcctcatgtttacaacaaaacaaagagaatataaattaaacattgaaaacaaagattgaatacacctagaaacgctccaacaatccaagcttgaatagccaaaacgtccaaggcttctcctctcttctttctccttctttgttgcggcacaatagcataaggtctagggataattggttttgggggatggaagtgtggaatggaaaaatggtgtttggattataaggggagagatgggaagctcacggctagggaagggagaatgtgtttgtaatgtgttgtgtatgaaaatgagatgtccatgaatgaatgaatgcaagggtatttataggagtagtggagggaacatatggctatgtcatttgtaggtgaagtaggtggatgttgtaggtgaagtaggtggatgttgtaggtgagtaggtggatgttgtaggtgaagtgggtggatgttgtaggtgaagtggatgttgtaggtgaagtaggtggatgttgtaggtgaagtaggtggatgatatgttaagtgataagtgataagtgatatgatatgtggttatgatatgataagtggttaagtggtgatgataagtgataagtgattaagtgatatgatatgtggtgatgataagtgataagtgcatgtgggttaactaatgaaggaaatgcatgtgcaatgacaatgtgttagaatggatgtgtgttatgcatggcatgattgggattaggaaaggtttaaatgtcctaaaactaaagagaacaaggttccaacactttggctccaattaggtcttcaatttcgtccaacactttggcttcaagcataagctatccgtccttagcccaaaagtgctccaaaagtctccaaaatgcatctttttgctcctttagccctttggacctacaaacacacgaaaatagcttaaagtactaaaataactaaagaaacataacgtaaatgtacgagaacaagccatttaagtcgcataaatatgctcctatcacaacaCCTTTATTCTCCACTTTGCTGGCTGAGGGGAGGCGAGTCTACGGAAGGGAGAACACGAAGCCTTCCTATTTTATTGGTACAACAAGTTTATCTGTTGTACCAAGTCAAACAAATGCCTGGTCGAGAACATGCCCGTAGTCGAAGCTTTAGCTAGCGGTCATACCCTGTCGCTCAGCTCGACCGTGCTTGCTAATCTCCTGCATTGCCTAACCGAAGTGACCACCCACAAAATCAACCCACACCAGAATGGACCCCTCTAGGCTTTCCAACTCTGGCTGCAAGTTTATTTCACCACTCTTCGGCCAGAGATCTCCAGTCTCCTACCACTGAAGCACTTGTCCTTTAACTGGCTTCTCGACCAGTTCCTCCTCATTGGGCCGAAGAAGTCTTCAAATACTTCTTTGATCCAGACGTCTTTTTTGACGACTAATTTTTGATATGCCGCCATCAAGAATACCCTTTCTCCATCAAGCTTCCAACATCGGCATGGGACGAAGCTGAAAGTGCTGGCCTCCATCGAAACTAGGGTTAGTTCATGTTAACACGCGACTTTCCCCTTGGCTATGATGCTCGTCGAGCAAGTTGGGAGGTCTACCATCCTCACTTCACTGCTCAATAGCTCGGCTACCTTTAAGGTTGCCCGGTACCTCTACTTACTTCGTGCTCTCTCCTAAGCCGAGGGCGCCTCTCTAGTTCTTAGGAGAGGGAATGTCAGGATACTGAGAAAGAATTCCAAGAGAGGTGCCAGAAATTCTGCCTTCGACCAGCTGTTCCAGAATCTCTTAGTACCGATTCCTTCGGTGACTGGTGGGAAGAATACACGCGAGACTTCTTTGGTGCTTCCGTCAAAGATGTGGTCCATAAACATTTCGGTGACCGATCCAAAATGACTCCAGCCCCAAAACACAAAGAAATAACCCAAGGTATATGTCAATCTACTGGCTTGATTTAAATACTTTCCAACTTTGCTGACTTGATTTAGTTTTCTCAGGCGATCGAGTGTTAAAAAAGGCAGATGTGATTGCCGCGGCTACGGCAGGAAAAAATCAATCGCCTTCGTTAAGAAGGTGAAAATCGCTACGTAAGCCTTGCAAAGAAAACGACCTCGCCAAGAAGCCGATACGACAGGTGAAGCTCCCCGACCCCAaaaacgcgtcaagaaattggcaaaGAAAATAGAACGGGAGATTCAAGTTATCTCTAGCGAGACTACGGGAGTGACTGCTCCTAGTGTCCCTCCTTCTACCCCTGTCGTTCAGGCTTCGACGAAACAACGACCCACTCTCGCTAGCCAAGCCGTCCAAATTCGACTTGTCCCTGGAGTCGCAGCTGAGCCACCTGTTGTTCCACTGGTCGAAGAGCCTGCTGCTATGCCTATGTTGGAGGAAGTGGCCCATTCGATTGAGAAAGATCTCCCCAAAAATCCAAAGCAATCAACGGTCATCATGGAAGAGTTAAGACTGTTGTTGGTAACTCTTCCCCCATTACATTCGACAGTATTAAGCAGCTCTTTATTGCAAGATGATGAGAGTGACGAGATTCCGTTGGCAAGTCGCCCTCGACTAGCCAAACTTCCTTCCACCaatcctcccccccccccccccccccgcgtgGTTGAGGTGACTGACCAGGTCGATTCCCCTGCGGTCGATCGTGGGAAAAAGCCTCATGTTGAGCCCGAAGCGACGGCGAAAACGCCTGTTCACCCGCAGGATCAGGATCTTGGTATTCCCCCCTCCCAAGAAGTCACTGATGAGCAGATTTTATAGTATATATTTAACCTTATTCttggtatattttggttaatattttgaaagaattttgatactttgaattgtatttctaaTTTAGGACTTTCAACTTCCTCTGGagaaaaacataattaaatggacgaattttggagtaattctagttggaggatgttcgtgagtcgCTTGGCTTGATCGTATCAAAATATCAGAATTTTCTACCAAGTGGTTATTTTCTGGCGATAAAATAAATGAGCAATGCgcagtgctggaatagtgacgttttgggcttgaattgcatttttgaagtccaagatgacctcggatgggtttgtggccttctGAAGATGTGTTCAGAACGTCCCGATCTTTAAAACAAACTATTATGGGCCGGATTTGGAGGATTTctgaggctaaaacgtggctggacAGTTCCCTTGCagttttcctagtttaattaggattttattttctaagtattttatttttattatttactttCCTAGTTGGAATAAGAGACCTatgttttagggtttgtgaaGGGGGCTCAGCAAGGAGATTGCTTGGCCGTTCTtaaatagggaaaaaaaagggagaCAAAGGGGGATTGCTAGGGTTCGTGGATATTTTCTAATtgaaggtgttttcattcctttgacTCATTTGAATGATATttcctttgatttttattatgaatatgcgtaactaattcatTTGTTAGGGTTAGGCCATGAACtgtagcatgaatatgtaattttattaatttgcttatgaatggatgcatgtttgctttgaattattaatcaccacgATTAAATCTATCTATATATTGTAAtgattgatcaccattagggtaTTTAGACAagttatttgatgcaatttctgttggaacatcaccctgaaattgaggagggcttcttgtgattagtaattgtaagttcacttaaggcgaacattacgctcttaagggttgcatggtttttcaaagggttctCACGAAGTTTAATGAGTCTTccatgtttatatttaatctgAACATCACAGatggattgcatgttagatatacgttttcgcttgaacatcacaaggaaaatatgcgttaggaaaacctaaccttcaaagcatggaTGTGGAAatttataagtaattgataGAATTGCATAGGATTGTAACGGTGACGGCTTAACCCTAGTCTTTCCctaaattgttttaattaaaaaacgtttttATGTTTGCTGCCTTTATTTTCTAACTTCGAGGTTCTCTAATTGTTAATTCAAcattttcaaactcaaaaatctcaaatctttgataaaaatcCGTTTCAATAGTTAATTAAGAGTTGATTTAATTATGAATTAATCAAACATTCTTTGTGGACAATGACCTTGCATGAGCAAttatactacaattaccttgtattcttgcaagtattttcagtgattttaaccctatttgcttgtggtaaaaatcctatcagtcACCTCAGCCTTCGTAAGTAACATCATGTTCTTTTTCCTTTGGTCAATCTCTTGTCTTTAGAATTCTAAACcaggaaaatattaaatgtcaagtGCCTAGTTTCTCATTTCACCGAAAATTTTATGCACTGAAAGGTGTTATCTACATTTCCTGGCCACCTCAGTGGCCGTCGAACGTAGATAACCTTCATCAGCCACATGAATTGAGAAGCAGTCTAAAGCACTGGGCTTGACCATTAAGCTCTCTCGATTTGAGCACTGAACCAGGGGACATGGCCGAATTCTCCTCCCGACATGTCTAAAACAAATTTTCTTGGTCAGTTCTTCTTGTTTTAAAATCTCCATGTGCCTAAAATCTTTTCATGTGCAGCCTTCATGGGAGGTTGTGTTTGATGCCTTTATCGCAACCACATCGAGAGCGGCTAGCTCTTCAACGACCATAACCAAACCTCCGTGTTAATGGCTGAGTCGGACACCCTTATCAAGTTGCAGGAGCTGCTGTCCCTTTCAGCATCACAAATTCTTGAATGCCAGGGCCTCGATTTCGTAAAGACATATCTGAACGATCTTGCAACTGATGGTCAATTGAGCAACGAAGCCATCGCTCGAGCATCTTCAACTCTGGAATGAACTCAAGAATATTTTGGTATTTTCGAGAGAGCTCTTCGGGCCGAAGGCAACTTGAAAACTGTGATGGTCGTTCAAGAAGGTCTGCATTCAAAGGTCGAAAtgctgaagatgaagaaagacATGCTGGCTGACCTTGATCGTCAAATTGCCAAACTTCAAAACTGAAAATCGGCAGTTGCTTCCGAGCTTGCCAGAGATTTCGAGTCAGGAGGCAAATCCTGCCCAACCGAATACGCATCTAGTGTGCAACGGGTCAAGCAGCTAAAGATGGACAAGAAGAATCGTCAAGCCTAGGTCACTATGGGTGAGGTAAAGTGGTTAGAGTTGAAGGTTGTCCTTGAGACTCTCATTACTTCCTTACCTTAGGGATATTTAACTATAAATGAATCGACCATTTGTATTTGTATACTTGTTTTGCAGGCGTATCAATGAAATAAACTCTATTCTCGCATTTCCCATGTGACCGGATAATACTTCTTTAGAAATTTCCCATTGATTGGTAGTTTGTGAATTAAACCGGTTCGATCTTGGAGATGGTATGCTCCCTTGCCGAGGACTTTATGTACGACAAAcggcccttcccaatttggcgaccattTTTCGAACTTAGGATCTTTCATTCCAATCGGTAGCACGGTTTGCCATACTAATTCTCCTTCACCGAACATTTTTTGTCTGACATGCCTATTATAAGCTCACTCGGCAATCTTTTTTTGTGCTATTAACAAGTTATAAGCGTCAAGCCGAActtcttctaagtcttccaaCTCTTGTCTCATGGCTTGACTGTATTCGGCACTAAACAAGCTACTTTGTTCAATCACCCATAATCAAGCGTATGGGGTTGTTCCGGTGGCTGATCGAGGTGAGGTTCGAtaggcccataatgcttcatttagctttaaatgccacataccaggtttttctcttaccattttttcaagaatgcAGATCAAAGCCTTATTACTTGCTTCAACCTGGCCATTCGCTTGTGGATAATATggcgtagattgctcgagtcgAATATTTAGGCTTGCCGTGTACTCCTTAAACCTATCGGCTGTAAAGATTGTGCCGTCATCAGTTATGATTGTTTCTGGTACGCTGAATCTGGCcacaatattttcctctacgAAATTGCAAACTTCTTTGGTCGTCAACTCGGCGTATGATTTCGCTTTGACCCACTTAGTAAAATAGTCAGCTACCACTAGTATCCATGCATGTTTTGCTGCTTCGGAGGACAGCGTGATTTTGCcgattacgtccattgcccatccTCTGAACAACCATGGTTTGGTAACTGAGTGgagtaattcggccggggcttTCTGTATAGGCCCGTGAATCTGACACTGTATGCATCCTAATgcgtattcgatgcaatccttcaATATACTCGGCCAGAAGTAACCGTATCGGCGAAGCAACCAACACATTTTAGGCCCGGATTGGTGAACCCCACAAATCCTTTCGTGTACTTCGACGATTGCTTGAGCAGCCTCTTGTGGGTCGAGGCATAATAACAATAAACCGTCCTCACCCTTTCGATACAACTCATTTTGGTACGACACATAGTTTGTGGCATGTACTCTCATTCTACGGTCATGTTTATTGCTGAGGTTGTCAAGATATCGTATAACTGCcattctccaatcatctggcaTTGTCTCAATGACGCATATATCTACAGGGTCTCCTCGTTTTAGCAATGATGGTAAAGACATCACTCGTGTATGTATCACTTGACTGGGCTGGAAATCTTGCTAATTAACCAAGGCTAGGTAATACCGCCTATTTGTGGGTGTTGCCCGGCCTAACTTGCCCCTCGGGAGTTGTGCTCTGGAGGCTATTTGGGTGAGTTCGTCTACGTCAGTGTTTCAAACATGAGAAATGTGTGCAAATGTAGTCTGTCAAACGACTCGGCCAAATAGGTGGCAACCATATGATAGGGCaccaaagtacaactcatgcaacgaaaaacgccatttagttggttaatcaccAGTTCAAAATCACCAAGGATAAGGACACGAGTTGCTCTTAAGTCGTGGAGGACGTGAAGGCCGATGATGAAagcttcatattcggcctgGTTATTCGTATAGtcgaaatctaacttgagagagaaATACCAATGGTGGTGGTCAGGAGATTGAATGACGATACCAGCACCAGCCGAGATTGAAGTGCTAGACCCATCAAAATGCATCGTCCAGTAATTGTCTTGTGTTTTGACTAAACCGATGTTGACTCCGTTGCCCCCAAAACCATAAGGAGAGAGGTGTTGAGCTAGAAAATCGGTTAGGGCTTGTCCTTTGACGGCCTTTCGGCTTACGTACTGCAAACTGAACTCTGATAATGCcattgtccatttcccaattcgacCTTTTACGATAGGCCGAGTaagcatgtaacgaataacaTCTATTTGGGTAATGACCTGTGTAACTGATGaaagcatgtaatgccgaagtttCGACGTGtaaaaaaacaaagctaagtAAAGTTTCTCGACGGGTGAATAATTGATCTTAGGCAAATTCAAATTTCGGCTaagataaaagatagcttgttcacgcctAGCATCgttatcttgcgcgaggaggCAACCGATGGACTCGTTGGCTGCCGAAATGTACAGTTTGAGAGGCCTACCGCCGCGAGGCGGTACTAGTACTGATGGCGTGGTGAGGGATACCTTGATTTGCGTGAAGGCTGCTTGATGTTCTTCGCGCCACTCAAACCTATCTGAGtccttaagtttcaagagcGTAGAAAATGCTTTCATTTTGCCTGCCGAATTAGCTATGAAACGGTGGAGAGAATTTATCTTCCCGAGTAGCGACTGGAGTTGCTTCTTGGTCGTCGGGGGTGGAGCCCTAATGATTATGCGAGCTTTATTTTTGTCGACCTcgatgccgcgatggtgcacAAGAAAACCCAAGAAGTTGCCGATTGATACACCGAAGGCGCAtttggccgggttcatttttAGACTATGCTGACGCATATGAAGGAATGCTTGTCGAAGATCATCCAGATGGGTTAGGTGACTTTTCGATTTCACAACTACATCGTCGATATATACTTCTACGACCGTACTGATCAAATCATGGAATATCGTATTTATAGCTCGTTGATATGTGGCACCGGTGTTCTTAAGGCCGAATGGCACGACGACCCATTCGTATGTACCGAGCGCCCCTGGGCACCGGAAAACGGTCTTGTGAACGGCAACTTCAGCGGTAAAGATCTGATTGTAGCCGGCATGGCCGTCCATAAAGGACAACATTTCATGATTGGCTGTGGCATTAATTAACAAATCCGAGATCGGCATCgtgtattcatccttgggagttgCCAGATTCAAATTGCAAAAATCTATACAGATGCATAAGGCTCCATTTTTCTTTAGCACcaggacgatattggccaaccactcAACGTACCGAGTAGTCCGAATAAAACGGGCTTTCAaaagccgaactaattcgtcCTTTATGCCGAGCTGTACTTCGGTCAAGAACTGGTGGGGGGGGTTATCGGAAAGGCTTACAACCAACTTTAATGTGTAATTCATGTTCGACAAGGTTTCGGTCAAGGCCCGGCATCTCATGATAATTCCAcacaaaacaatctttaaactcgTTGAGTAATTTACTAAGTTCAACCTTCATAGGGTGAGGCAACAACGCACTAATAAACAACAGTCGAGGCATATCGGTTGTGCCAACATTTATCTCTTCCAATGGGTCCTTGACTTAGGGCAGATTGTCTTTGAGTTCGACCGATGCAGCCTGAACTTTGTCTAACGATAAAACTGGGCCGTTATCTCCTGTAGGGtaatgtagccgacgtgatcatcataatagcgagcTTGAATCATGTTGGTCTCAAACAGCTGATTATCGGCTAGATGGACTACTACCAATTTACCGTCCTATaagatgagaacttggtatagcgatgaaggaatgcaaTTTGTTTGATGGATCTAATCGTGGCCAAGCAATGCATTATAGTCGGTCTTTGAGTCAATGATAAAGAATGCAGTCATATGGTTGCGACCTGCCACGCTTACTTTTAATGGGAGCTCTACTTTGGTTTGGGACTTATCGCCAATGAAGCTGCTCATCGTTATTCCTGACGGTATGAGCTCGTCATTGGAGTAGCGTAATGCCTTCATGATGGAAATTGGcatgatgttgactgtggctccacaatCGACAAACACCTTGGAAATGGGGTATCCTTCAATATGAGCCGTGACATATAACGactttagatgttggagattaacagaAGGAGAGCGGGGAAACAATTCAGCCAAGGTTGCTTTAAGTTTGTCGTCTTTACTGATTTCCTCATCCTCCTCAGTAGCGATGAAATCGACTTGTGTCGCTTCTTCAGCAACCATGTCCCCATCGAAGAAATTTGACTGGTAGATGGTCCGTTGAAATTCAACTGGTAGGACATGGACCATGCTGATTTCCATGTGCTCGAGGACCGAATGACCCATTGGGTCTTGGTTGTTGTCTTCCAAATGAGCGGCTATGGTATCAGTCTTTGGAGTGTCTTCAACCGGATTATCTATTCCATTCTGGTCGTCATCCTCGAGCTTGTTTATTGATGAAGAGTGATTTTGTTCTTGTAGTGCTTTACGGGCTTGTTCTTCGTAGGCGATTCAGGTGTTCCTTGTGTCCAAGTATGCATCTAAACGTGCCACACGATTCTCTTTATCAGCCGTAAGGCtgagaagacttcgaaatgatatcacaaatgctgaaggtcttcgaggGAAAAAGGTAGTTCAGCGGTGTCTATATCTGTGTATGGGTAGACCTCAAAGCCGAGGACTCGAGCCTTGCGTATATGCTGGAACCTAGCTTTCATTGCTAGATCGATGGCTTTCTGAATAATCTGTTCAGCATCAGGAAAAGTTAGTGCTAGGTCGaaggcttcctgacatgccttgggctATCCGTATAAGTCATTAGTGaagtatttcttatgaaattgtCACATGTACCCTAAGGATTCACCAAGAAATGGATGGTGCAGATTGCGCTGTACTTTTATTAACGGTTCTTGCAGTGGTAACGAGGAAAGTTTACTTTCGGCTTCTCGTCTGAAATGTTCAAGATGAGCTTTCATTTCTTCGGGCTAAAGAATGAGCTTGATGCGTTTTTCagactcttcaatggtggtttcaaagACGCGATCAACTGACTTTTTCTCTTGAAGTAATTCGGCCATAATGGTCGGGGTAGGTCGATAGTCGCTGCTTCCTGCTACCTCTTTTGGCTGCCACTGGGTAGTCGAATTAGCTTGTGCTTCTTGTCGTCGGGCCATGTAGTCTATCCATTGGCGACGACATTTTTGAGACTTGGATAACGTTGTATACATACCAGTcagagaattgtaactgtaccaatGTTGGtcatgtggcttaggtggctTGAAGGTTTTCTGAAGCACCGATGAACTCAAACTGCTGCAGTTACGCTAATAATAATCCTTATTATAGAATGACGCGTCAAAGTCAAGACGTCACCTGACTGGGGTTGGATATTTTGCTTGTACTTATGGGCCGAGTCTCTCGAACACCTACCGGCGTTGGCCGGCACCGAGTTCCTTCAGAGGTTTTGCTACGACCGTGGACGGTTGACATGAAGTTAGAGCCTGAGGTGTTCTCTCTTTAGGTTCAGTTAATGCAATTTTTGTTTTACAACGGCCACACaaaac
This Pyrus communis chromosome 6, drPyrComm1.1, whole genome shotgun sequence DNA region includes the following protein-coding sequences:
- the LOC137735979 gene encoding uncharacterized protein, whose product is MEKFFGQEWKALGLYNAIRLSIVDIAMDKELLIAALSLWCLATNTMILSFSPLNPTSSTSLLSSALPPLASQKRPRQEADTTGEAPRPQKRVKKLAKKIEREIQVISSETTGVTAPSVPPSTPVVQASTKQRPTLASQAVQIRLVPGVAAEPPVVPLVEEPAAMPMLEEVAHSIEKDLPKNPKQSTVIMEELRLLLVTLPPLHSTVLSSSLLQDDESDEIPLASRPRLAKLPSTNPPPPPPPRVVEVTDQVDSPAVDRGKKPHVEPEATAKTPVHPQDQDLGIPPSQEVTDEQIL